A part of Citrifermentans bremense genomic DNA contains:
- the mutM gene encoding bifunctional DNA-formamidopyrimidine glycosylase/DNA-(apurinic or apyrimidinic site) lyase produces MPELPEVEVTRLGIADKLVGARIAAAALHSAKLRSMVPPELPRLLAGQTIKSVTRRGKYLILACEQGFLLLHLGMTGHLRLVPAGTGAGPHDHFDLVLESGLVLRLNDVRRFGSIHFTPADPLRHKLLRAIGPEPLTGELTGAYLYRKSRGKKAPLQRFLMDGSVVAGLGNIYAAETLFRCNMLPFTEARELSEADCTRLCDCIKETLTASIEAGRSMDFCVREEKLAYFPQQLFVYGREGLPCLKCGTKVKRERMGNRSTFYCPDCQR; encoded by the coding sequence ATGCCCGAACTACCCGAAGTCGAAGTGACCCGGCTGGGGATTGCAGATAAACTTGTCGGAGCCAGGATCGCGGCTGCCGCCCTCCACAGCGCCAAGCTGCGCAGCATGGTTCCCCCGGAACTCCCGCGGCTTTTAGCCGGCCAGACCATAAAGTCCGTGACCCGCCGCGGCAAGTACCTGATCCTCGCCTGCGAACAGGGCTTCCTGCTGCTGCACCTCGGCATGACCGGGCATCTGCGCCTGGTGCCGGCCGGTACCGGCGCAGGCCCGCACGACCACTTCGACCTGGTTCTCGAGTCTGGGCTCGTGCTGCGGCTAAACGACGTGCGCCGCTTCGGCTCGATCCACTTCACCCCGGCCGACCCACTGCGGCACAAACTGCTGCGCGCAATAGGGCCGGAGCCTCTCACCGGCGAGCTCACCGGGGCCTACCTCTACCGCAAAAGCCGAGGCAAAAAGGCGCCGCTGCAGCGCTTCCTGATGGACGGTTCAGTCGTTGCCGGCCTTGGCAACATCTACGCCGCAGAGACCCTGTTCCGCTGCAACATGCTTCCCTTCACCGAGGCCCGCGAGCTTTCCGAAGCCGACTGCACCCGACTTTGCGATTGCATCAAGGAGACCCTCACCGCTTCCATCGAAGCGGGGCGCTCTATGGACTTCTGCGTCCGCGAGGAGAAACTCGCCTACTTCCCGCAACAGCTGTTCGTCTACGGCAGGGAAGGACTTCCCTGCCTTAAGTGCGGCACTAAGGTTAAGCGGGAGAGGATGGGCAACCGCTCCACTTTCTACTGCCCCGACTGTCAAAGATAG